In a genomic window of Microterricola viridarii:
- a CDS encoding FHA domain-containing protein, giving the protein MNCQICGAELPSDALFCGECGSSTSATPQSRQRTDARPTDTTVIQPIRPRQTTGIVSISLDAPTAPTEPAAEAPAGTEPAVSEPRSAVSGISFVLQFSTGETFDVSGSGLIGRRPLPAANERFDHLVQITDAGRSVSKTHLEFGQHDGELWVCDRGSGNGTVLRRADGTVTLCEAGRRYLAGRGTRVEIGEQFFVVA; this is encoded by the coding sequence GTGAACTGTCAGATCTGCGGCGCGGAGCTCCCGAGCGACGCCCTCTTCTGCGGCGAATGCGGCAGCTCGACCAGCGCGACCCCCCAGTCGCGCCAGCGCACCGACGCCCGCCCGACCGACACGACCGTGATCCAGCCGATCCGCCCGCGGCAGACCACCGGCATCGTCAGCATCTCGCTGGACGCCCCGACAGCGCCGACCGAGCCCGCCGCCGAGGCCCCTGCCGGCACCGAGCCGGCCGTCAGCGAACCGCGCAGCGCGGTCTCCGGCATCAGCTTTGTGCTGCAGTTCAGCACCGGAGAGACCTTCGACGTCAGCGGCAGCGGCCTGATCGGCCGCCGCCCGCTGCCCGCAGCGAACGAGCGCTTCGACCACCTGGTCCAGATCACGGATGCCGGGCGCTCGGTCTCCAAGACCCACCTCGAGTTCGGCCAGCACGACGGCGAGCTCTGGGTCTGCGACCGCGGCTCCGGCAACGGCACCGTGCTGCGGCGCGCGGACGGCACCGTGACCCTCTGCGAGGCCGGGCGCCGCTACCTGGCCGGCCGGGGCACCCGGGTCGAGATCGGCGAGCAGTTCTTCGTCGTCGCCTGA
- a CDS encoding FtsK/SpoIIIE domain-containing protein produces the protein MSPSSPMRQGPSSGTLTAPALPQPPARTPFPLVASVAPVVAAGGIWLLTHSPFVLLFALLGPVVAVAGMLDGRRQGRRALRRARARFDSELAELDGQLAARHDEERRAARLLTPSALDIAAGEEDAGRWQGRGPGLVSLGSGPMPSSVRLDPAPAGGAAGDLDQAGWAALGALREICDRAETVQDAPMTEPLAGGIGVVGPAALARPVLRGLLLQFLRSAHPGSVSLQLPPGAEWQWAAALPHCRAAAPGGAGLLLVDRAGGGEGAEPAAPEPGGEPSSGGSPPHLLAVADSIEELPTGCQSILRVESARSALLLRTGGAAIGTRLVPELLGRQQAAVAAGRLARAAESAGVAPVEARLPDLVRLRDLERFGRRGAGLSCVLGVAQRGPIELDLVANGPHALVGGTTGSGKSELLVSWVLSLAAAYPPSALSVLLVDFKGGSAFGELARLPHCVGVLTDLEEAEAARALASLQAELRHRERTLRAVRAREIDDPAVRGQLPRLVIVVDEFAAMLGSAPDLHAVFVDIAARGRSLGMHLILCTQRPAGVLRDALLANCTLRVSLRVNNRDDSRATVGTDSAALLPPGKPGRAIVAAGDGRLIEFQSAISAREELERAVGTALDAAEVGPADGPGPAGAGGATGAGAGGRRPWLPPLPDALSLAEVPAALLGAESSGPVAGTPAGTAFTLGIVDEPERQRRRPALWAPAEHGPLLVLGVARSGRSSVLGALAEQASAVGWVVQRCGTEDPEGYWDALVSATEPWPSAGAKRLLLLDDWDAVLARWPAEYQAEAGEMLGIALREGARTGRSIALASRGVSGALQTHRALFDATLLLRQAERGEHLRAGGKAATWRESAPAGRGEWRGLELQCAGPGESGGAAEARPDEPLELGQEVLLVVSSAPARVLPALRALVAAAGPTGARFARGALGARDGAGEGPGDDPWDGFAGSVVELSEVDLLASGPGDGVRVIVGDPDAWQARWGLFAGLRPRARLLFHECRLADFRTLARLRELPPLLARRDGAPRAILIDPEGRAQRVRIG, from the coding sequence ATGTCGCCGTCCTCCCCGATGCGGCAGGGGCCCTCATCCGGCACCCTCACCGCTCCCGCCCTGCCGCAGCCGCCCGCGCGCACGCCGTTCCCGCTCGTGGCCAGCGTCGCCCCTGTCGTGGCGGCCGGGGGCATCTGGCTGCTCACCCACTCACCGTTCGTGCTGCTCTTCGCCCTGCTCGGGCCGGTGGTGGCCGTGGCGGGCATGCTCGACGGGAGGCGGCAGGGCAGGAGGGCGCTGCGCCGCGCCCGAGCGCGATTCGACAGCGAACTGGCCGAGCTCGACGGGCAACTGGCGGCCCGGCATGACGAGGAGCGGCGCGCGGCACGCCTGTTGACGCCATCGGCACTCGACATCGCGGCGGGCGAGGAGGACGCCGGGCGCTGGCAGGGGCGGGGCCCCGGCCTCGTCAGCCTGGGGAGCGGGCCGATGCCGAGCTCGGTGCGCCTCGACCCGGCCCCGGCCGGCGGCGCTGCCGGCGACCTGGACCAGGCGGGCTGGGCCGCGCTCGGCGCGCTGCGCGAGATCTGCGACCGGGCGGAGACCGTGCAGGACGCGCCGATGACGGAGCCGCTGGCCGGCGGCATCGGCGTCGTCGGCCCTGCCGCCCTCGCCCGGCCGGTGCTCAGGGGCCTGCTGCTGCAATTCCTGCGCTCCGCCCACCCCGGCTCGGTGTCGCTGCAGCTGCCGCCCGGTGCGGAGTGGCAGTGGGCCGCCGCCCTGCCGCACTGCCGTGCGGCCGCGCCGGGCGGTGCGGGCCTGCTTCTCGTGGACCGGGCCGGGGGAGGGGAGGGCGCGGAACCGGCGGCGCCCGAGCCCGGCGGAGAACCGTCCTCCGGCGGATCCCCGCCGCACCTGCTGGCCGTGGCCGACTCGATCGAGGAGCTGCCGACCGGCTGCCAGAGCATCCTCCGGGTGGAATCGGCGCGGTCGGCGCTGCTCCTCCGCACGGGCGGCGCGGCGATCGGCACCCGGCTGGTGCCCGAGCTGCTCGGCCGGCAGCAGGCGGCCGTCGCGGCCGGCCGACTTGCCCGCGCGGCAGAGAGCGCCGGGGTGGCGCCGGTCGAGGCCCGACTGCCGGACCTCGTGCGCCTGCGCGACTTGGAGCGCTTCGGCCGGCGCGGAGCCGGGCTCAGCTGCGTGCTCGGGGTCGCCCAGCGTGGGCCGATCGAGCTCGACCTCGTCGCGAACGGGCCGCACGCCCTGGTCGGCGGCACGACGGGAAGCGGCAAGAGCGAGCTGCTGGTCAGCTGGGTGCTCTCGCTGGCCGCGGCCTACCCGCCCAGCGCGCTCTCGGTGTTGCTGGTCGACTTCAAGGGCGGCTCCGCGTTCGGGGAGCTCGCCCGGCTGCCGCACTGCGTCGGGGTGCTGACCGACCTCGAGGAGGCGGAGGCGGCGCGGGCGCTGGCCAGCCTGCAGGCCGAGCTGCGCCACCGGGAGCGCACCCTGCGCGCCGTCCGGGCCCGCGAGATCGACGACCCGGCGGTGCGCGGGCAGCTGCCGCGCCTAGTGATCGTCGTCGACGAGTTTGCCGCGATGCTCGGCAGCGCACCCGATCTGCACGCGGTCTTCGTCGACATCGCCGCCCGCGGGCGCTCCCTCGGCATGCACCTGATCCTCTGCACGCAGCGGCCGGCCGGAGTGCTGCGGGACGCGCTGCTGGCCAACTGCACGCTGCGCGTCTCGCTCCGGGTCAACAACCGGGACGACAGCAGGGCGACTGTCGGCACCGACTCCGCCGCCCTGCTTCCGCCCGGCAAACCCGGTCGGGCCATCGTCGCCGCGGGCGACGGGCGCCTGATCGAGTTCCAGTCGGCGATCAGCGCGCGGGAGGAGCTGGAGCGGGCCGTCGGCACGGCGCTCGACGCGGCCGAGGTCGGGCCTGCGGACGGCCCGGGGCCTGCCGGTGCGGGCGGAGCGACCGGTGCCGGTGCCGGCGGGCGGCGGCCGTGGCTGCCCCCGCTGCCCGACGCGTTGAGCCTCGCCGAGGTGCCCGCCGCGCTGCTCGGGGCGGAATCATCGGGGCCGGTCGCGGGCACCCCGGCCGGCACGGCATTCACGCTCGGCATCGTGGACGAGCCGGAGCGGCAGCGGCGGCGCCCGGCGCTCTGGGCGCCCGCCGAGCACGGCCCGCTGCTCGTGCTGGGCGTCGCCCGCAGCGGGCGCAGCAGCGTGCTCGGGGCCCTCGCCGAGCAGGCGTCGGCCGTCGGCTGGGTGGTGCAGCGCTGCGGCACGGAGGACCCGGAGGGATATTGGGACGCACTCGTCTCGGCGACCGAGCCGTGGCCGAGCGCCGGCGCCAAGCGCCTGCTGCTCCTGGACGATTGGGATGCCGTGCTGGCCCGGTGGCCCGCCGAGTACCAGGCGGAGGCCGGCGAGATGCTCGGCATCGCGCTGCGCGAGGGCGCGCGCACCGGGCGCAGCATCGCCCTGGCCAGCCGCGGCGTCTCTGGCGCGCTGCAGACCCACCGTGCCCTGTTCGACGCCACGCTGTTGCTGCGGCAGGCAGAGCGGGGCGAGCACCTGCGCGCGGGCGGGAAGGCCGCCACCTGGAGGGAGAGTGCCCCGGCCGGGCGCGGCGAGTGGCGCGGCCTCGAGCTGCAGTGCGCCGGCCCGGGCGAGTCCGGAGGGGCCGCGGAGGCCAGGCCGGACGAGCCGCTCGAACTCGGGCAGGAGGTGCTGCTCGTGGTCTCCTCGGCGCCGGCCCGGGTGCTGCCCGCGCTGCGGGCGCTCGTGGCGGCCGCCGGCCCGACCGGGGCCCGATTCGCGCGCGGCGCCCTCGGCGCTCGGGACGGTGCGGGGGAAGGCCCGGGGGACGACCCGTGGGACGGTTTTGCGGGCAGCGTGGTGGAGCTGAGCGAGGTGGACCTGCTGGCCTCCGGGCCGGGCGACGGGGTGCGCGTGATCGTCGGGGATCCCGACGCGTGGCAGGCACGCTGGGGGCTCTTCGCCGGGCTCCGCCCGCGCGCGCGGCTCCTCTTCCACGAGTGCCGCCTGGCCGACTTCCGCACACTGGCGCGCCTGCGCGAGCTGCCCCCGCTGCTCGCCCGCCGCGACGGCGCGCCGCGGGCGATTCTGATCGACCCGGAGGGCCGGGCGCAGCGGGTGCGGATCGGGTGA